A stretch of Janibacter endophyticus DNA encodes these proteins:
- the murC gene encoding UDP-N-acetylmuramate--L-alanine ligase, whose amino-acid sequence MSVRDRLPLRLDVDAPVPSAAALGRVHVLAVGGAGMSAVARLLLDAGLTVSGSDAKDGPVLEELCTRGATIDVGHAAEHVEGVDTVVVSSAIRDDNPELVAARAAGVRVLHRSQGLVAAMGEQRRVAVAGANGKTTTSSMLTSALLHLGARPSFALGGELAEQGTNAALGDGPDFVAEADESDGSFLVYHPDVAVITNVQPDHLDFYGDYATVQEAYAEFARTVRPGGLVVTCADDEGSARLAARLRAGEGGEVAPAGTSRVRVVTYGFGEDADVRLGEPVLEGRGGRATLTVDGATHELRVRVPGRHNLLNAAAAFAAATLGCGHDADAVLAGLAAFGGTRRRFEVRGEVDGVTVVDDYAHNPGKVTAVVATASEIARPGRLLVIFQPHLYSRTSDFAQEFAAGLAPADDITLLEIYGAREDPVPGVTSEIVAAPLRAAGRAVQVLAPQEAVAHVVAEARPGDLVMTVGAGDVTALTGQIVTGLTRR is encoded by the coding sequence ATGAGCGTGCGCGACCGGCTGCCCTTGCGTCTCGACGTCGACGCGCCGGTGCCGTCCGCCGCCGCGCTCGGCCGCGTGCACGTCCTCGCCGTCGGCGGTGCGGGCATGTCCGCCGTCGCCCGGCTGCTCCTCGACGCGGGGCTGACGGTCAGCGGCAGCGACGCCAAGGACGGCCCGGTGCTCGAGGAGCTGTGCACCCGCGGCGCCACCATCGACGTCGGTCACGCGGCCGAGCACGTCGAGGGTGTCGACACGGTCGTGGTCTCCTCGGCGATCCGCGACGACAACCCCGAGCTCGTCGCGGCCCGGGCGGCCGGGGTGCGTGTCCTGCACCGCAGCCAGGGGCTCGTGGCCGCGATGGGGGAGCAACGCCGGGTCGCGGTCGCCGGCGCCAACGGCAAGACGACGACCTCCTCGATGCTTACCTCCGCGCTGCTCCACCTCGGGGCGCGGCCGTCCTTCGCCCTGGGCGGCGAGCTGGCCGAGCAGGGGACCAACGCCGCGCTGGGCGACGGCCCGGACTTCGTCGCCGAGGCCGACGAGTCCGACGGCTCCTTCCTCGTCTACCACCCCGACGTCGCGGTGATCACCAACGTCCAGCCCGACCACCTCGACTTCTACGGCGACTACGCGACGGTGCAGGAGGCCTACGCCGAGTTCGCGCGGACGGTGCGCCCCGGCGGTCTCGTCGTGACGTGCGCCGACGACGAGGGCTCGGCTCGGCTCGCCGCCCGGCTGCGCGCGGGCGAAGGGGGTGAGGTCGCCCCCGCCGGGACGTCGAGGGTCCGGGTCGTCACCTACGGCTTCGGGGAGGACGCCGACGTCCGGCTCGGGGAGCCGGTCCTCGAGGGGCGCGGTGGCCGCGCCACCCTGACCGTCGACGGTGCGACCCACGAGCTGCGGGTCCGCGTCCCGGGTCGGCACAACCTGCTCAACGCCGCGGCCGCCTTCGCCGCGGCGACGCTCGGCTGCGGCCACGACGCGGACGCCGTCCTCGCCGGCCTCGCGGCCTTCGGTGGCACCCGGCGACGCTTCGAGGTCCGGGGAGAGGTCGACGGCGTCACCGTCGTCGACGACTACGCGCACAACCCCGGCAAGGTCACCGCGGTGGTCGCGACGGCGAGCGAGATCGCCCGGCCCGGTCGGCTGCTCGTGATCTTCCAGCCGCACCTCTACTCCCGCACGTCCGACTTCGCGCAGGAGTTCGCGGCCGGGCTCGCCCCTGCCGACGACATCACGCTCCTCGAGATCTACGGCGCCCGCGAGGACCCCGTCCCCGGGGTGACCTCCGAGATCGTCGCCGCGCCGCTGCGTGCCGCGGGCCGCGCGGTCCAGGTGCTCGCGCCGCAGGAGGCGGTCGCCCATGTCGTCGCCGAGGCGCGTCCCGGCGACCTCGTCATGACCGTGGGTGCGGGC
- the murG gene encoding undecaprenyldiphospho-muramoylpentapeptide beta-N-acetylglucosaminyltransferase — protein MSLAPTSPRSVLLAGGGTAGHVSPLLALADCLRRRDPDVTILAVGTEAGLESRLVPERGYELATIPKVPMPRRPSGDLLRLPGNLRRAVARAGEIIESSRAEVVVGFGGYVSTPVYLAARRRGVPIAIHEQNARAGMANKVGARLTRHVGITFAQTRLAHGQLVGMPLRREIAHLDRAALRSEGRAFFGLREDLPTLLVTGGSLGAKRLNDTFAASVAALGQAGVQVLHVTGRDKDFVPRGGSPAVPYAVVPYVDRMDLAYAAADVAVCRSGANTVCELTAVGLPGLYVPLPIGNGEQRLNATGVVEAGGGALTDDAAVTPTWVTSEVVPLLTDPERVAAMSAAADAVGERDGDELLADLVTRAWAEGRASR, from the coding sequence ATGAGCCTCGCGCCCACCAGCCCACGCAGCGTCCTGCTCGCCGGAGGTGGAACCGCCGGCCACGTCTCCCCGCTCCTCGCGCTGGCCGACTGCCTGCGCCGCCGCGACCCGGACGTCACGATCCTCGCCGTCGGCACCGAGGCGGGCCTGGAGTCCCGGCTCGTCCCCGAGCGCGGCTACGAGCTCGCGACGATCCCCAAGGTGCCCATGCCGCGGCGCCCCTCCGGCGACCTGCTCCGTCTGCCCGGCAACCTGCGGCGCGCGGTCGCCCGCGCCGGCGAGATCATCGAGAGCTCGCGCGCGGAGGTCGTCGTCGGCTTCGGCGGCTACGTCTCGACGCCGGTCTACCTCGCCGCGCGGCGCCGCGGGGTGCCGATCGCCATCCACGAGCAGAACGCGCGCGCCGGCATGGCCAACAAGGTCGGTGCGCGGCTCACGCGGCACGTCGGCATCACCTTCGCCCAGACCCGGCTCGCTCACGGGCAGCTCGTCGGCATGCCGCTGCGCCGCGAGATCGCCCACCTCGACCGGGCTGCGCTGCGCTCGGAGGGCCGGGCGTTCTTCGGCCTGCGCGAGGACCTGCCGACGCTGCTCGTCACCGGCGGCTCGCTCGGCGCGAAGCGGCTCAACGACACCTTCGCGGCGTCCGTCGCGGCGCTCGGGCAGGCCGGGGTCCAGGTCCTGCACGTCACCGGGCGCGACAAGGACTTCGTGCCTCGGGGCGGCAGCCCCGCCGTGCCCTACGCCGTCGTGCCCTACGTCGACAGGATGGATCTCGCCTATGCCGCCGCGGACGTCGCGGTCTGCCGCTCGGGTGCGAACACCGTCTGCGAGCTCACCGCGGTCGGGCTCCCGGGCCTCTACGTGCCACTGCCGATCGGCAACGGAGAGCAACGGCTCAACGCGACCGGTGTCGTCGAGGCCGGCGGCGGGGCGCTCACCGACGACGCCGCCGTCACCCCGACCTGGGTGACCTCCGAGGTCGTCCCGCTGCTCACCGACCCCGAGCGGGTCGCGGCGATGTCCGCGGCGGCCGACGCGGTGGGGGAGCGCGACGGTGACGAGCTGCTCGCCGACCTCGTGACCCGGGCCTGGGCAGAGGGGCGGGCATCCCGATGA